In Ascaphus truei isolate aAscTru1 chromosome 5, aAscTru1.hap1, whole genome shotgun sequence, one genomic interval encodes:
- the TM2D2 gene encoding TM2 domain-containing protein 2 yields the protein MRRLPLGYLLLGGQGLLLTISFISSQNHTGPATSSQPNSSSGPEVRDPRGPLVLCAFMPEEFVECDEPVDHMGNLTAHQELGHGCKKFGGQAYSDVEHTQVLCRALEGIECTGPHTFLRGKKPCIKYTGHYFITTLLYSFFLGCFGVDRFCLGHTGTAVGKLLTLGGLGIWWFVDLILLITGGLMPSDNSNWCTIY from the exons ATGCGGCGGCTGCCGCTCGGTTACCTGCTGCTGGGCGGACAGGGGCTGCTACTTACAATCTCCTTCATCTCCTCGCAGAACCACACCGGCCCCGCGACCTCCTCGCAGCCAAACAGCAGCTCGGGTCCGGAGGTCAGAGACCCGCGGGGACCCCTGGTGCTGTGCGCGTTCAT GCCAGAAGAGTTTGTAGAATGTGATGAACCTGTGGACCACATGGGAAATCTGACCGCCCATCAAGAACTTGGACACGGCTGCAAAAAG TTTGGGGGTCAGGCGTACAGTGACGTGGAGCATACACAGGTGCTGTGCCGGGCACTGGAAGGGATCGAGTGCACTGGACCTCACACCTTTCTACGAGGGAAGAAACCCTGCATCAA ATATACCGGCCACTACTTCATCACCACCCTCCTGTACTCCTTCTTCCTGGGCTGCTTCGGGGTGGATCGCTTCTGCTTGGGCCACACAGGCACCGCTGTGGGCAAGCTCCTTACCCTGGGAGGCTTGGGCATCTGGTGGTTCGTGGACCTTATTCTACTCATCACTGGGGGACTCATGCCAAGCGACAACAGCAACTGGTGCACCATCTACTGA